Proteins encoded in a region of the Catenulispora sp. EB89 genome:
- a CDS encoding acyltransferase domain-containing protein, giving the protein MLVLVAPGQGAQSPGFLAPWLEVPGFADRLTWWSAVAGLDLVHYGTEADAETIKDTAIAQPLLVASGIASMLALFPHPSDAYSAVGGIGAAGGHSVGEIAAAAGTGVITAEAAMVFVRERGRLMAQAAAVTPTGMTAVLGGDREVVLAKIAEHNLIPANNNGAGQIVAAGTLEDLARFGDDGPDGARLRPLSVAGAFHTQHMGSAVEQLSRLAKGITTRDPRTRLVSNADGAVVHDGREVLRRLVAQVSNPVRWDLCMDTFGELGVTGILEVPPAGTLTGLAKRALKGVETFALKTPDDLDAARAFVAKHGESAGADSLDTAPTWRLVIAPHGGTVRRGAFQAGDKLERDTAVATVAARGDEHEITVRHEGEILEWLVEDGDPVAPGQPLLRVHPTGSYV; this is encoded by the coding sequence GTGCTAGTACTCGTCGCGCCGGGCCAGGGTGCCCAGTCCCCCGGATTCCTCGCCCCCTGGCTGGAGGTCCCAGGTTTCGCCGACCGGCTGACCTGGTGGTCCGCCGTGGCCGGGCTGGATCTCGTGCACTACGGGACCGAAGCCGACGCCGAGACCATCAAGGACACCGCGATCGCGCAGCCGCTGCTGGTCGCCTCCGGCATCGCCTCTATGCTCGCGCTGTTCCCGCACCCCAGTGACGCCTACTCTGCTGTTGGCGGGATCGGCGCGGCCGGCGGGCACTCCGTCGGCGAGATCGCCGCGGCCGCCGGCACCGGCGTGATCACCGCCGAGGCGGCGATGGTGTTCGTCCGCGAGCGCGGCCGGCTGATGGCGCAGGCCGCCGCGGTCACCCCGACCGGCATGACCGCCGTGCTCGGCGGCGACCGCGAGGTGGTGCTGGCCAAGATCGCCGAGCACAACCTGATCCCGGCGAACAACAACGGGGCCGGCCAGATCGTGGCCGCCGGCACGCTGGAGGACCTGGCGCGGTTCGGGGACGACGGCCCCGACGGGGCCCGGCTGCGTCCGCTGAGCGTGGCCGGCGCGTTCCACACCCAGCACATGGGCTCGGCCGTGGAGCAACTCTCCCGGCTGGCCAAGGGCATCACCACGCGCGACCCGCGCACCCGGCTGGTGTCCAACGCCGACGGCGCGGTCGTGCACGACGGCCGCGAGGTCCTGCGCCGCCTGGTCGCCCAGGTCTCCAACCCGGTCCGCTGGGACCTGTGCATGGATACCTTCGGCGAACTCGGGGTAACCGGCATCCTCGAGGTGCCGCCGGCCGGGACCCTCACGGGTCTGGCCAAGCGCGCGCTGAAGGGTGTGGAGACCTTCGCGCTGAAGACGCCGGACGACCTGGACGCCGCGCGCGCCTTCGTCGCCAAGCACGGCGAGTCGGCCGGAGCGGACTCGCTGGACACCGCCCCGACCTGGCGTCTGGTCATCGCCCCGCACGGCGGGACGGTGCGCAGGGGCGCCTTCCAGGCCGGCGACAAGCTGGAGCGGGACACCGCGGTGGCGACCGTCGCCGCCCGCGGTGACGAGCACGAGATCACGGTGCGACACGAGGGCGAGATCCTCGAGTGGCTCGTGGAAGACGGGGACCCGGTCGCGCCGGGGCAGCCGCTGCTGCGCGTCCACCCGACCGGCTCGTACGTCTAG